In the genome of Mytilus edulis chromosome 3, xbMytEdul2.2, whole genome shotgun sequence, one region contains:
- the LOC139514392 gene encoding putative leucine-rich repeat-containing protein DDB_G0290503, translating to MEFISMQELIEKLSPHDKAALIHVVEIHDKYCQQCIKHKELKHECSDQHEAQLIDTTIDHIETASIINCSDHGSDKTTEDDVEYKDQDPYNNKSPESQGWSDTPLCMDVDNEEQSDDSCLHDKVTDCPEVTPIVQNEVSEKGPVDKKIEVGGTKTTKCAIHLFKKWLKQNGINQDFEYLAVDKIAEHVRHMGTTKTLNRNLLYPPRTMHFIRSSVMQYLNSQPYNRRISQEFFKMSTENRKTTENTNMYDLSLRNPITQPDLRKIYTSGIFGNGENYTPKLLLYKVWFELTLHFSNFLRKNGSRLRREELKIATDEKGRLFCTFCLNEMVDTRWMDAPRIYSMPGNPFCPMKSILLYISHLNPNNDLLFQKPAKFFKHDAEWYTSSPLSQHTIKKIMKVISKSAGLSRDYPNICVRETAFVILYEAGLWDDDEYKKCWVRGKDINVGSRKEEIFLKLQQYIHGDKGEITQPISTAINKQAEDEADQTKPASTINMIDNSNVQVTHDIQKKQQNDISLLVQQTKNQENTEEQKKGSNQQTDSTATRQTDTEISKILQDEQSKQENNRNTSNGNDGIMVFDYMKSISNCQTNINQTSTITQSSKGSQPAKVTSNLKLPKHVIIRAPYNSVKIENIQSDNSNLLNPAYKREQYNSGNTTMANKKPFMPVLKVPPTSNQDKVLQHQQVSAVSKFSPGCSYMIPHTSWSDNQGHVNYLFMNTNQCIPKINVEQKDKLPLIQVIDKKNTQESKYVNCKESNANTMMEKTHSIQATKEVITILAKPQECLKTQGMIQRKSSSNDSRTCKVTPIVRHKLTEKHTMKRSEQTRQQHANIEQKNTSQLLDVTDVESPNSSTENPTMTRSEQARQQHGNIKQKNTTQCLDVPDIESPNSTTEINSQNLTKTKQFVFVNKKGVKCVKTIDTSMFRTQSTETTATNIVQAQNLETPVVSLYQKPEQKRIGGTPVYFANEKDSRSLSDILHKNLTSAKMESCKKGNSVNKSMTMQMKPSSVQMIHIETVLENHKIEHGNISEDDRTSRERAELNMNTNSEENIAPIISFDEKSELWVVQNMNDFLNHKMPSKSDTDNIGRKEMPTKHENREKSKISSENCIETNIHYVKESPKPDYKIKAGNLEHIQTLIKENVQNLNKRKHLETLIQEKVHNLKKKKQRTQVHVKENLDSYSKTSSLHVISGAQKVEVKEKLQKCAFDEVTEGKNLLDRQKVIMENSCNFLITDVKSIDTFNTDDTNWRAEENNTDENNNSEIISENMICGEVEKIPETVVNNTDPKVKSESNFDEFLPKFQQQFSQRKDKIAKILKKIQADSKRLEILKTLTKRSNTMDVSLESESNMEHFGQNIQSTEISTERLAEEDKNKLPHEFVEKPSHTGHLMKPKRFVFKKRKQCNEKGSNKTIVQQNTETEENQNDLSETEKEHFTPLKLAFRKKEGNEYEIIKYQNSNNIFYSPSFSKDSPDDRNILQKKERNKSYGEKLAEYKKRKSLYDEKDERDIENREFYIEQNNEKEIDCTSVPLPFKKRIRINHSYLTQQRNSEEEDQHLNYSLTEKEIFSDSDWSLSDEPSLLKCVNTATFNFADIENDV from the exons GTGCAAAATG agGTCAGTGAGAAAGGACCTGTGGACAAAAAAATTGAAGTTGGAGGTACGAAGACAACAAAATGTGCAATTCATCTCTTTAAAA agtGGTTAAAACAGAATGGAATAAACCAGGATTTTGAGTACTTGGCTGTTGACAAAATTGCAGAACATGTAAGGCATATGGGAACAACCAAAACATTAAACAGAAACCTATTGTATCCCCCTCGAACAATGCATTTCATTAGGTCCTCTGTAATGCAATATCTTAATTCTCAACCTTACAATAGGAGAATTTCTCAAGAATTCTTTAAAATGAGCACAGAAAAcaggaaaacaacagaaaacaCAAACATGTATGATCTGTCATTAAGGAATCCTATAACACAACCAGATTTAAGGAAGATATATACCAGTGGAATTTTTGGAAATGGTGAAAATTATACTCCAAAGTTGTTATTGTACAAAGTATGGTTTGAACTAACCCTACATTTCAgtaactttttgaggaaaaatggAAGTAGGTTAAGAAGAGAAGAATTGAAGATAGCTACTGATGAAAAAGGAAGATTGTTTTGTACCTTTTGTTTAAATGAAATGGTTGATACTAGATGGATGGATGCTCCAAGGATTTATAGCATGCCTGGAAACCCTTTTTGTCCAATGAAAAGTATACTGCTATATATTAGCCATCTAAATCCTAATAATGACCTGCTGTTTCAGAAACCAGCAAAGTTTTTCAAACATGATGCAGAATGGTATACTAGTTCACCCCTGAGTCAGCATACAATCAAGAAAATAATGAAAGTCATCTCTAAAAGTGCTGGTCTAAGCAGGGACTATCCAAACATATGTGTCCGTGAGACagcttttgttattttgtatgaaGCAGGACTTTGGGATGACgatgaatataaaaaatgttgGGTAAGAGGAAAGGATATTAATGTTGGCTCAAGGAAAGAggaaattttcttaaaattacaacaGTATATACATGGCGACAAAGGTGAAATAACACAACCAATATCTACTGCTATAAACAAACAGGCAGAGGATGAAGCAGATCAAACAAAACCAGCATCTACAATaaatatgattgacaattcaAATGTTCAGGTTACCCATGATATACAGAAGAAACAGCAAAATGATATATCACTTTTGGTTCAACAAACTAAAAACCAAGAAAATACAGAGGAGCAAAAAAAGGGTAGCAATCAACAGACAGATTCTACAGCCACCAGGCAGACTGACACAGAAATAAGTAAGATTCTTCAAGATGAGCAGAGTAAAcaagaaaacaacagaaacaccagTAACGGCAATGATGGCATAATGGTGTTTGATTACATGAAGTCTATATCCAACTGTCAGACAAATATAAATCAAACAAGTACTATAACTCAATCAAGCAAAGGCAGTCAACCAGCAAAAGTGACTAGCAACCTAAAACTTCctaaacatgttataatcagaGCACCCTATAATTctgttaaaattgaaaatatccaaTCAGACAACAGTAATTTGCTTAACCCTGCTTATAAAAGGGAGCAATATAATAGTGGGAATACAACAATGGCAAATAAAAAACCATTTATGCCAGTACTGAAAGTTCCTCCGACTAGCAACCAAGataaagtattgcaacaccaacaAGTTTCAGCAGTTAGTAAATTTAGTCCAGGCTGTTCATACATGATTCCCCATACATCATGGTCTGATAACCAAGGacatgtaaattatttgtttatgaaTACAAATCAGTGTATTCCTAAAATAAATGTGGAACAGAAAGATAAATTACCACTCATCCAAgtaatagacaaaaaaaatacacaaGAGAGTAAATATGTCAACTGTAAAGAGAGTAATGCAAATACAATGATGGAGAAAACTCACAGCATTCAAGCTACTAAGGAAGTGATTACTATACTGGCAAAGCCACAGGAGTGTCTAAAAACACAAGGAATGATACAAAGAAAATCCTCAAGTAATGACAGTAGAACCTGTAAAGTAACACCTATTGTGAGACATAAATTAACAGAAAAACATACTATGAAAAGATCTGAACAAACTAGACAACAACATGCTAACATAGAACAGAAAAATACTTCTCAGCTTTTAGATGTAACAGATGTAGAAAGTCCAAACTCCTCCACTGAAAACCCTACCATGACAAGATCTGAACAAGCTAGACAACAACATGGTAATATAAAGCAGAAAAATACAACTCAATGTTTAGATGTTCCCGACATAGAAAGTCCAAACTCCACAACTGAAATAAATTCACAAAACCTAACCAAAACCAAACAGTTTGTCTTCGTAAACAAGAAGGGAGTAAAATGTGTGAAAACAATAGATACTTCTATGTTTAGAACTCAAAGTACAGAAACAACCGCCACAAACATAGTTCAGGCACAAAATTTAGAAACCCCTGTAGTATCATTATATCAGAAACCAGAACAAAAAAGAATAGGTGGAACTCCTGTTTATTTTGCAAATGAGAAAGATTCAAGGTCATTGTCTGATATTCTTCATAAAAACTTAACATCAGCAAAAATGGAATCTTGTAAAAAAGGGAATAGTGTCAACAAATCTATGACTATGCAGATGAAACCTAGTTCTGTTCAAATGATTCATATAGAGACTGTccttgaaaatcataaaattgaaCATGGCAACATTTCTGAAGATGACAGAACATCTCGAGAGAGAGCAGAACTAAACATGAATACCAATTCTGAAGAAAATATTGCTCCAATAATATCTTTTGATGAGAAAAGTGAATTATGGGTCGTTCAAAATATGAATGATTTCTTAAACCACAAAATGCCTTCTAAATCAGATACAGATAACATTGGAAGGAAAGAAATGCCAACTAAAcatgaaaatagagaaaaaagtaaaattagtaGCGAAAACTGCATAGAGACCAACATTCATTATGTCAAGGAGAGTCCAAAGCCTGATTATAAAATAAAAGCAGGTAATCTTGAACATATACAGACCTTAATCAAGGAAAACGTACAAAATCTCAACAAAAGGAAACATCTAGAGACCTTAATCCAGGAAAAGGTACACAATCtcaagaaaaagaaacagagaacTCAAGTACATGTTAAGGAAAACTTGGACAGTTATTCAAAGACAAGTTCCCTGCATGTCATTTCTGGTGCACAGAAAGTGGAAgtaaaagaaaaattacaaaaatgtgcATTTGATGAAGTTACAGAAGGAAAGAACTTATTAGATAGGCAAAAAGTTATAATGGAAAACAGTTGTAACTTTTTAATTACTGATGTAAAATCTATAGATACTTTTAATACTGATGACACTAACTGGAGAGCAGAGGAAAACAATACTGATGAAAACAATAACTCTGAAATAATATCAGAAAACATGATATGTGGAGAAGTAGAAAAAATACCAGAGACAGTGGTTAACAACACAGATCCAAAGGTAAAATCAGAGTCTAATTTTGATGAGTTTTTGCCAAAGTTTCAACAGCAATTTTCACAAAGGAAGGATAAAATAGCGAAGATACTAAAAAAGATTCAAGCGGATTCAAAAAGATTAGAAATTCTGAAGACATTGACAAAGAGATCAAATACCATGGATGTGAGTTTAGAATCTGAATCGAACATGGAACATTTTGGTCAAAATATACAATCTACTGAGATCAGTACTGAAAGATTAGCAGAGGAGGATAAAAACAAATTGCCACATGAATTTGTTGAAAAACCTAGCCATACAGGTCATTTAATGAAACCTAAAAGATTTGTGTTCAAAAAGAGGAAACAATGTAATGAGAAAGGATCAAATAAAACTATTGTACAACAAAATACTGAAAcagaagaaaatcaaaatgatttatcagaaacagaaaaagaacatTTTACACCATTGAAATTGGCTTTTAGAAAAAAAGAGGGAAATGAATATGAGATTATTAAGTATCAAAATTccaataacattttttattcaccCTCATTCAGCAAGGATTCTCCTGATGATAGAAATATACTCCAAAAGAAAGAAAGGAATAAAAGTTATGGAGAGAAGCTAGCTGAATACAAGAAAAGAAAatccttatatgatgaaaaagaTGAAAGGGACATTGAAAACAGGGAATTTTACATTGAGCAGAACAATGAAAAAGAGATTGACTGCACTTCTGTCCCGTTACCATTCAAGAAAAGAATCAGGATAAATCATTCTTATCTGACTCAACAGCGTAACAGTGAAGAAGAAGACCAGCATTTGAACTACAGTTTGACAGAAAAAGAGATTTTTTCGGATTCTGACTGGAGTCTTAGTGATGAACCAAGTCTGCTGAAATGTGTAAATACAGCTACATTTAACTTTGCAGATATAGAAAATGATGTTTAA